A genomic segment from Verrucomicrobiia bacterium encodes:
- a CDS encoding class I SAM-dependent methyltransferase, translating to MLTHEQSLYVGAPRSSGYRRTVEVVTGKLKTHGKFTGKRMLDIGCGEGSFTVVLGQNFEEVHGIDVQDAFLNSFRQKVSADKRFFVQCMSASEMTFPDAHFDTIVSIETLEHVPDLKGAARQISRVLKPGGELLITVPNRWFPFENHGIRVGSWEKHGRIPLLTYFPWLHRRYAIARVFTVTDLDSLFVSSGLRRTATDYTWPTFEHGGNRFQRFLKPLFGVMRTMEHSPLRMFGSSVIVKYAREEADPR from the coding sequence ATGCTGACGCACGAACAAAGCTTATACGTCGGTGCACCCCGCAGTTCTGGGTACCGGCGCACGGTCGAAGTAGTCACGGGAAAACTTAAGACTCACGGAAAATTCACCGGCAAACGCATGCTCGACATCGGTTGCGGCGAGGGTTCTTTCACTGTCGTTCTGGGACAGAACTTCGAGGAAGTGCACGGCATCGACGTACAGGATGCATTTCTGAATTCGTTTCGCCAGAAGGTTTCTGCAGACAAGCGTTTCTTTGTGCAATGTATGTCGGCATCTGAAATGACATTTCCTGATGCGCATTTTGACACGATCGTCTCCATTGAAACGCTTGAGCATGTGCCCGATCTGAAAGGTGCTGCTCGCCAAATCTCTCGTGTACTGAAACCGGGGGGCGAGTTGTTGATCACAGTCCCGAACCGCTGGTTCCCGTTCGAAAATCACGGGATCCGAGTCGGTTCGTGGGAAAAACATGGTCGCATTCCGCTTTTGACCTACTTCCCCTGGCTCCACCGGAGGTATGCAATTGCCCGAGTATTCACCGTGACAGATTTGGATTCTCTGTTCGTATCTTCAGGGTTGCGAAGGACGGCCACTGATTACACGTGGCCAACATTTGAGCACGGCGGAAATCGTTTTCAGCGTTTCTTGAAACCGCTGTTCGGAGTCATGCGAACCA
- a CDS encoding class I SAM-dependent methyltransferase: MKTILKQSVLKSVWPQLRMLKHASIGSLRNLCERCGFIVSRTSDYYSPIPSERALRKQYSRWAKPSALRGVTYDLEALKSRVQHFRKLYYDDFAALPSYRDLQEIGFGPGYTNVDAFTLYSYIRDLKPARYLEVGSGLSTYYCHLARQRNRKDGCDTTITCIEPYPFAKLREIENMELIQAEVQDVPLATFQTLKAGDVLFIDSSHIVRLDGDVPYLFLEILPAIAPGVHIHIHDIAFPYNIPYPANYWTLVDHPTAPHWPMYWTEAMLLQAFLAFNPSFEVTFSCPMIRHFDEDFLRKTLPIYKPVKEEQNTFSSIWLRRIH; the protein is encoded by the coding sequence ATGAAGACAATTTTGAAGCAGTCCGTCCTGAAGAGTGTTTGGCCACAGCTTAGAATGCTGAAGCACGCATCGATCGGTTCGCTCAGGAACTTGTGTGAGCGATGTGGCTTTATTGTATCGCGGACTAGCGACTATTATTCGCCCATACCGAGCGAGCGCGCCCTGCGGAAGCAGTATTCGCGCTGGGCTAAGCCCAGCGCATTACGCGGCGTCACGTACGACCTGGAGGCTCTTAAATCGCGCGTTCAGCACTTCCGCAAACTCTACTACGATGACTTCGCCGCCTTGCCCTCGTACCGAGATCTCCAGGAGATCGGGTTTGGGCCGGGCTATACCAACGTCGACGCATTCACTCTCTACTCGTACATCCGAGACCTGAAACCTGCTCGATACCTGGAGGTCGGCAGCGGGCTTTCAACCTACTACTGTCACCTGGCGAGACAACGCAATAGGAAAGACGGATGCGATACAACAATTACGTGCATTGAGCCATACCCGTTCGCCAAATTACGCGAAATTGAAAATATGGAGCTGATCCAGGCGGAGGTGCAGGACGTTCCTCTTGCTACATTCCAAACCCTCAAAGCCGGCGACGTATTGTTTATCGATTCGTCGCATATTGTTCGACTCGACGGAGATGTTCCCTACTTGTTCCTGGAAATCCTCCCCGCAATTGCGCCTGGTGTTCATATTCATATTCACGACATCGCGTTCCCATACAACATTCCATATCCGGCCAACTATTGGACCCTTGTTGATCATCCGACGGCGCCCCATTGGCCGATGTATTGGACTGAAGCAATGCTGTTGCAGGCCTTTCTGGCCTTCAATCCTTCATTTGAAGTCACATTTTCGTGCCCCATGATCCGGCATTTCGATGAGGACTTCCTCAGGAAAACTCTCCCAATCTACAAACCTGTGAAAGAGGAACAGAATACGTTCAGCTCCATCTGGTTGAGGCGCATTCATTGA
- the pseB gene encoding UDP-N-acetylglucosamine 4,6-dehydratase (inverting), which yields MPSPDARSKQDGVLDLNGCQILVTGGTGSFGKQFIETIYKRFPNVARVVVFSRDELKQFEMAQHYPDKKFPTIRFFIGDVRDKERLKRAMEGIDTVIHAAALKQVPAAEYNPFEAIKTNVLGAQNIIDAAMDSGVKRVVALSTDKAAAPINLYGATKLCSDKLFIAANNYKGHRELKLSVVRYGNVMGSRGSVIPFFLEQRKTGVLPITDERMTRFNISLEEGVELVFTALRDMWGGELFVPKIPSYRITDVAEAVAPNCKRIVTGIRPGEKLHEEMITETDGLNTIELPRHFVILPSTRTWDVSEYCKVFNGRTREYGFAYSSGKNSEWLTVEQLRDLIRTHVDPGFAP from the coding sequence ATGCCATCGCCCGATGCACGCTCAAAACAGGACGGAGTTCTTGACCTGAATGGTTGCCAAATCCTGGTGACCGGCGGGACTGGTTCGTTTGGTAAACAGTTCATTGAAACTATCTACAAGCGATTTCCGAACGTTGCGCGAGTGGTCGTGTTCTCCCGGGACGAATTGAAGCAGTTCGAGATGGCGCAGCACTATCCCGACAAGAAGTTCCCCACTATTCGCTTTTTCATTGGCGATGTGCGGGACAAGGAACGCCTGAAGCGCGCGATGGAAGGCATCGATACCGTGATTCACGCTGCAGCGCTGAAGCAGGTCCCCGCAGCGGAGTACAATCCCTTTGAGGCGATCAAAACAAACGTTCTCGGAGCGCAGAACATCATCGATGCTGCGATGGACAGTGGTGTCAAACGCGTGGTGGCGCTCAGCACTGACAAAGCGGCGGCGCCGATCAACCTCTATGGCGCCACGAAACTCTGCTCGGACAAACTCTTCATTGCAGCGAACAACTATAAAGGTCATCGCGAGCTGAAATTGTCGGTCGTTCGATACGGGAATGTCATGGGCAGCCGTGGCAGCGTCATTCCCTTCTTTCTCGAACAGCGCAAGACGGGCGTGCTGCCGATCACGGATGAACGGATGACGCGTTTCAATATTTCCCTCGAGGAAGGGGTTGAGTTGGTGTTCACCGCGCTGCGTGACATGTGGGGCGGCGAGCTTTTTGTTCCGAAGATTCCAAGCTATCGCATCACCGATGTTGCTGAAGCGGTCGCGCCCAACTGCAAACGGATCGTTACCGGCATTCGTCCTGGCGAGAAGTTGCATGAGGAGATGATCACGGAGACGGACGGCCTGAACACCATCGAATTGCCACGGCACTTCGTTATCCTCCCTTCAACCCGTACTTGGGATGTGTCAGAATACTGCAAGGTATTCAACGGAAGGACGCGCGAGTATGGATTTGCCTACAGCAGCGGAAAGAATTCTGAATGGCTGACCGTCGAACAGCTCCGCGATTTGATCCGCACTCACGTGGATCCAGGATTTGCACCGTGA
- the pseC gene encoding UDP-4-amino-4,6-dideoxy-N-acetyl-beta-L-altrosamine transaminase: MIPVSEARLMLPYGRQSIDEEDIQAVCDVLRSDFLTCGPKVEEFEARFAERVGARHAVAVNSATAALHLAMLAAGIGRGHRVMTSPNTFLASANCAAYVGATPDFADIDPVSYNLDPAALERAWQPDVTAVVAVDYAGQACEMPAIAEIARKRGALVIEDACHAMGGAFRHDDKTWRIGGHPWADMTVFSFHPVKTMTTGEGGMLVTDKAEWAAKARQLRAHGIVRDPSRFQGLADASDAGVFDERGPWYYEMQDLGFNYRLTDIQCALGLSQLHRLNAFLQRRRAIVRRYNEELKDLQWLQVPRSKNLSDADLASWHVYTVQMDYDSLGKSRTAVMTELRNRGVGSQVLYIPVHLQPWYRRMYGYVGGKCPIAEAFYSRALSLPLFPALTDMDIGHVVEAVRHLVGK; encoded by the coding sequence GTGATTCCGGTCAGCGAAGCGCGACTCATGCTCCCGTACGGCCGCCAAAGCATCGACGAAGAGGATATCCAGGCAGTTTGCGATGTCCTGCGTTCCGACTTCCTGACGTGCGGCCCAAAGGTTGAGGAATTCGAAGCACGCTTCGCCGAGAGAGTCGGCGCACGGCACGCGGTTGCCGTGAACAGTGCGACCGCCGCTCTGCACCTCGCAATGTTGGCGGCGGGAATCGGGCGGGGGCATCGCGTGATGACTTCGCCCAACACATTCCTTGCCTCCGCAAATTGCGCGGCGTACGTCGGTGCTACGCCGGACTTCGCAGACATTGATCCAGTCAGTTACAACCTGGACCCGGCCGCGCTGGAACGGGCGTGGCAACCTGACGTAACGGCGGTTGTTGCTGTGGATTATGCGGGGCAGGCGTGCGAAATGCCGGCGATTGCGGAGATAGCGCGCAAGCGTGGTGCGCTCGTCATTGAGGATGCCTGCCACGCAATGGGTGGAGCCTTTCGGCACGACGATAAGACCTGGAGGATTGGAGGCCATCCATGGGCCGACATGACCGTGTTCAGTTTTCACCCGGTGAAGACGATGACGACCGGAGAAGGGGGAATGCTTGTGACGGACAAAGCAGAATGGGCGGCGAAGGCGAGACAACTTCGCGCTCATGGGATAGTGCGCGACCCGTCTCGGTTTCAAGGTCTGGCGGACGCAAGTGATGCCGGGGTTTTCGATGAACGCGGTCCGTGGTATTACGAGATGCAGGATCTCGGTTTCAACTATCGTTTAACGGATATCCAATGTGCATTGGGGTTGTCGCAGTTGCACCGGCTGAACGCGTTCCTCCAGCGCCGCAGGGCTATCGTCCGGAGATACAATGAAGAGCTGAAGGATCTCCAGTGGTTGCAAGTGCCCCGGTCGAAAAACTTGTCTGATGCAGACCTCGCGTCGTGGCACGTTTACACCGTGCAGATGGATTACGATTCTCTCGGCAAGAGCAGGACAGCCGTGATGACAGAGCTGCGGAACCGGGGAGTAGGGTCGCAGGTTCTTTACATCCCCGTGCATTTGCAGCCGTGGTATCGAAGGATGTACGGTTACGTGGGTGGTAAATGCCCGATCGCCGAAGCATTTTATTCGCGGGCGTTGAGCCTGCCGCTATTTCCTGCGTTGACTGACATGGATATAGGCCACGTTGTTGAAGCCGTCCGTCATTTGGTCGGAAAGTAG
- the pseF gene encoding pseudaminic acid cytidylyltransferase translates to MNVAFIPARGGSKRIPRKNVKPFCGKPMISWAIAAAKEAGVFDAVIVSTDDEEIASVATANGAEAPFRRPADLANDHAATLPVIDHAIRWFEQNRSKIALACCIYATAPFLKPEFLNSGLNVMRSRPDAEFAFSVTSYSFPIFRSLKCNPDGTVSMFWPEHQLTRSQDLPEAWHDAGQFYWGKPESFAKSGIFSTRAYPVILPRYLVQDIDTMEDWETAERMFEALKNRSAV, encoded by the coding sequence ATGAATGTCGCGTTTATTCCAGCCCGAGGCGGCAGTAAGCGTATTCCGAGAAAGAATGTAAAACCGTTTTGTGGAAAGCCCATGATCTCGTGGGCGATCGCCGCTGCAAAGGAGGCTGGTGTGTTCGATGCTGTGATTGTTTCCACGGATGACGAAGAAATCGCTTCCGTGGCGACGGCCAATGGTGCAGAAGCGCCGTTTCGACGTCCTGCTGATTTGGCTAACGACCACGCTGCAACGCTGCCCGTGATTGATCACGCGATCCGCTGGTTTGAGCAAAATCGCAGCAAGATTGCGCTCGCATGTTGTATTTATGCCACGGCACCGTTTTTAAAACCTGAATTTTTAAACAGTGGCTTAAACGTCATGCGCAGCCGTCCGGATGCTGAGTTCGCATTTAGCGTAACTTCCTATTCCTTTCCAATCTTTCGTTCTCTCAAATGCAATCCAGATGGGACAGTGTCGATGTTTTGGCCGGAACACCAGTTGACGCGATCGCAGGACTTGCCCGAAGCATGGCACGACGCCGGCCAATTCTACTGGGGTAAACCGGAATCTTTCGCCAAGTCGGGCATTTTTTCGACTAGAGCTTACCCCGTAATCCTGCCGCGTTATCTCGTTCAGGACATCGACACAATGGAAGATTGGGAAACGGCCGAAAGAATGTTTGAGGCCCTCAAGAATCGGAGTGCAGTTTAA
- the pseG gene encoding UDP-2,4-diacetamido-2,4,6-trideoxy-beta-L-altropyranose hydrolase: MPDHLLIRADGGGALGSGHIMRMIALGQAVSDRGNRVTIASSSCPESLAARVRQEGLMFERLLLNTKGGSPEDLQQSRDLAHSLGAKWVVLDGYHFRRDFQSSLRSSGLSVLAVDDYGHCEVWAADAVLNQNIFAPERRYASERTECRFLLGTRFALLRREFRLAAERLSNARPASAQERGRRNHLLVTLGGVDIDNIAGRVVAGLELIPADRITVKLLAGTANPHIESLRAMAKVSRHHIDVLHDVLDMPAAYERSDCVISAGGSTCWEWLFYQLPAAVICLADNQRPVIAGLVKHRLAVDLGWHEDLKPESIAHILKDWLNNCGKRIDVPDEIAIDAYGAMRVAAVLDETNTWLRPARASDSELWFNWANDPLVRANGFHPNPISWEDHQLWFDRHRESPDSRLWIGSDIKDVPLGYIRFHRRSPDEWEIGVAVSPERRGQGVGKRLVSLAVNDFARSLTQALPGSGVRTGRIVARVRPSNEASLKLFQSVGFKAIAIRSTADCCVLSTT; the protein is encoded by the coding sequence ATGCCGGATCATCTCCTTATCAGGGCTGACGGTGGCGGTGCATTGGGCAGTGGGCATATCATGCGGATGATCGCGCTTGGTCAGGCTGTGTCTGATCGCGGGAATCGGGTCACTATTGCGAGTTCGTCATGTCCCGAGTCTTTGGCCGCCAGGGTCCGCCAGGAAGGTCTCATGTTTGAGCGCCTTCTTTTGAACACAAAAGGGGGTTCTCCAGAGGACCTTCAACAATCACGGGATTTGGCGCATTCCTTGGGGGCTAAATGGGTGGTGTTGGACGGATACCATTTCCGCCGTGATTTCCAGAGCAGCTTGCGAAGCAGCGGTCTTTCTGTTCTAGCAGTCGACGATTATGGCCATTGCGAAGTTTGGGCAGCCGACGCTGTTTTGAATCAGAATATATTTGCGCCGGAGCGCAGGTACGCTTCTGAAAGGACTGAATGTCGTTTTCTTTTGGGCACCCGGTTTGCTCTTTTACGTCGTGAATTTCGACTCGCGGCCGAGCGCCTTTCAAATGCGAGACCCGCGAGCGCACAAGAGAGGGGGCGACGCAATCACCTGCTGGTCACCTTGGGAGGTGTGGATATCGACAATATCGCGGGCCGAGTGGTGGCTGGGCTCGAGCTGATTCCAGCAGACCGAATAACAGTGAAACTCTTGGCGGGCACTGCCAACCCCCACATTGAGTCCCTGCGCGCAATGGCAAAGGTATCGCGACACCACATTGACGTCCTTCATGATGTTTTGGATATGCCGGCAGCTTATGAAAGGTCGGACTGTGTCATCAGCGCAGGCGGAAGTACATGCTGGGAATGGCTATTTTATCAGTTGCCTGCAGCCGTAATCTGCCTGGCCGATAATCAACGGCCGGTGATCGCAGGATTAGTTAAGCACCGACTCGCAGTGGACTTGGGATGGCACGAGGATCTGAAGCCTGAATCGATAGCCCACATTCTTAAAGATTGGCTGAACAACTGTGGGAAACGAATTGATGTTCCTGATGAAATAGCTATCGACGCCTATGGAGCGATGCGAGTTGCCGCAGTGCTCGACGAAACGAATACGTGGCTGCGACCGGCGCGCGCAAGCGATTCAGAACTCTGGTTTAACTGGGCTAACGACCCGCTGGTAAGAGCAAACGGTTTCCATCCAAACCCGATATCCTGGGAAGATCACCAACTCTGGTTTGACCGGCATCGCGAATCGCCAGACTCCCGCCTTTGGATTGGCTCGGACATCAAGGACGTGCCGCTCGGCTACATTCGATTTCACCGGCGGAGCCCTGATGAATGGGAAATCGGAGTTGCGGTGTCGCCAGAACGACGTGGGCAGGGGGTGGGAAAGCGACTGGTTTCGCTTGCAGTAAACGATTTTGCGCGATCGTTGACTCAGGCGCTCCCCGGCAGCGGTGTTCGGACCGGGCGCATTGTAGCCCGCGTGAGGCCATCGAACGAAGCTTCGTTGAAACTTTTTCAGTCCGTGGGATTTAAAGCTATTGCCATCCGCAGTACGGCCGACTGTTGCGTTCTTTCAACCACGTGA
- the pseI gene encoding pseudaminic acid synthase, whose protein sequence is MKTIVIDHREIGPGKPTYLIAEISANHNQSLSEALDLISLAKECGADAVKIQTYTPDTITLNCDNKYFQLGEGTLWAGKNLYKLYAEAYTPWDWHAEMFAHAKKVGVTLFSSPFDETAVDLLEQLEAPAYKIASFELVHLPLIERAARTGKPLILSTGMASLTEIAEAVEAAQRAGCRDLALLKCTSAYPAPPEEANLRRIPHMADAFGVPAGLSDHTMGSAVAVASVCLGACIIEKHFTKTRSVPGPDSAFSMEPTEFKAMVDDVRTAERSLGSVTYEVTEKERATRIFRRSVFVVKDVAANAELTPENIRIVRPSHGLAPKYFGALLGRKTRYALRRGEPLRWKDIN, encoded by the coding sequence ATGAAGACGATCGTAATCGACCATCGCGAAATTGGACCAGGAAAGCCAACGTATCTGATTGCCGAGATTTCGGCTAATCACAACCAATCCCTCAGCGAGGCTCTCGATCTGATCTCGCTTGCAAAAGAATGCGGTGCAGACGCGGTTAAGATCCAAACGTACACTCCAGACACGATCACGCTAAATTGCGATAACAAGTACTTCCAACTCGGTGAAGGCACGCTCTGGGCCGGAAAGAACCTTTATAAGCTTTACGCCGAAGCATACACCCCTTGGGACTGGCATGCAGAAATGTTCGCGCACGCCAAAAAAGTAGGTGTGACATTGTTCTCGTCGCCATTTGATGAGACGGCAGTGGATCTTCTTGAACAACTTGAAGCTCCTGCTTACAAAATTGCTTCTTTTGAACTTGTACATTTGCCGCTGATTGAGCGCGCTGCCAGGACCGGGAAACCACTTATTCTGTCGACCGGCATGGCGAGTTTGACTGAAATCGCCGAGGCTGTCGAAGCTGCACAGCGAGCGGGATGTCGCGACCTCGCGCTGCTAAAGTGCACCAGCGCCTATCCGGCGCCCCCTGAGGAAGCGAATCTCCGTCGGATTCCGCACATGGCTGATGCATTCGGGGTTCCCGCTGGGCTAAGTGATCACACCATGGGAAGCGCGGTTGCCGTAGCTTCGGTTTGCCTTGGTGCATGCATCATTGAAAAGCACTTCACGAAGACGCGGTCGGTGCCGGGGCCTGACAGCGCATTTTCCATGGAACCAACAGAGTTCAAGGCGATGGTAGACGATGTGAGAACTGCGGAAAGATCGCTCGGCTCTGTCACCTATGAGGTTACCGAAAAGGAACGGGCCACTCGGATTTTTCGCCGCTCAGTGTTTGTAGTAAAAGACGTCGCTGCCAACGCCGAACTCACGCCCGAAAACATAAGGATCGTTCGGCCGTCTCACGGGCTTGCTCCAAAATATTTTGGTGCTTTGCTTGGCAGGAAAACCCGTTATGCACTCCGACGGGGAGAGCCGCTGAGGTGGAAAGATATTAATTAG
- a CDS encoding oligosaccharide flippase family protein, which translates to MLWKLRSQWRGPSPTVLFAISNVTVSACALAGALVCAKLLAPQEMGAFQTAMLLVTYLGFLPFGVVNGFNRQYPFLLGKGDEASADLFARNGYSVSRVMGVVAAAVATGQAIWFKQTTSDTVLFVAALSVIPVAALSQVGAIQNAIVTGRHLFLLAAKAQFSLAIVTLGLLSLVWQFGASGQAVRLVVLAAVPWIIYSSATRSARTWHWDWRILFDLIKRGFPILAIGYAYQVFSVADRTLVAKVLGLEAVGHYALAGIAIVAIQSVYTPLAVATYSKANHAFGKSPQWSVLVAPAKRLVVLVTVTVLPLATTIYFALPSLVSWLLPDYSDGIRAGQIACVASVAFCYCGTSFVFNVTGHNWVYGSLVSGALVVFFAVGFMIPKSDLSLELVATIRTIVTIILCVLTNAYVLFYLMRGIKQERGMR; encoded by the coding sequence ATGCTCTGGAAACTACGATCACAGTGGCGAGGACCAAGTCCAACTGTTTTATTTGCCATCTCTAACGTAACGGTTTCCGCGTGTGCGCTCGCGGGCGCGCTTGTTTGTGCGAAGCTTCTAGCTCCACAGGAGATGGGCGCGTTTCAAACAGCAATGCTGCTCGTAACCTACTTAGGGTTTCTTCCCTTTGGCGTCGTCAATGGGTTCAACCGGCAGTATCCATTCCTCCTTGGCAAGGGGGATGAAGCTTCAGCCGATTTATTCGCTCGCAATGGATATTCAGTGTCCCGGGTCATGGGTGTAGTTGCTGCTGCGGTGGCAACCGGACAAGCAATTTGGTTTAAGCAGACGACGTCGGACACTGTCTTGTTCGTTGCAGCTTTGTCCGTTATTCCGGTTGCTGCATTATCCCAGGTTGGTGCGATACAGAACGCCATTGTCACAGGTCGCCATTTGTTTTTGTTAGCCGCCAAAGCCCAGTTCTCTTTAGCGATTGTGACGCTTGGCCTGCTTTCTTTGGTCTGGCAGTTTGGTGCTTCAGGGCAGGCGGTTCGGCTTGTCGTTCTCGCAGCAGTCCCGTGGATAATTTACTCCTCTGCGACCCGATCCGCGCGAACGTGGCACTGGGACTGGCGAATCCTCTTCGACCTGATCAAGCGGGGGTTTCCAATATTAGCAATCGGGTACGCCTACCAGGTGTTTTCAGTTGCAGATAGAACCCTCGTAGCGAAGGTCCTGGGATTAGAAGCCGTGGGTCATTACGCTTTGGCGGGCATCGCGATTGTCGCAATTCAAAGCGTCTACACGCCCCTGGCGGTGGCAACCTACTCAAAGGCAAACCATGCTTTCGGAAAATCCCCCCAGTGGTCAGTTCTCGTAGCTCCAGCGAAACGCCTGGTAGTCCTCGTGACCGTCACAGTTTTGCCCCTTGCGACGACAATCTACTTTGCCCTCCCAAGCCTCGTATCCTGGCTTCTGCCTGATTACTCGGATGGAATACGAGCGGGGCAGATTGCCTGCGTCGCATCGGTGGCATTCTGCTATTGCGGCACCTCGTTTGTATTCAATGTTACAGGTCACAACTGGGTGTATGGTTCGCTGGTCAGCGGTGCTCTTGTTGTGTTTTTTGCCGTCGGGTTCATGATCCCTAAAAGCGATTTGTCGCTGGAATTGGTCGCAACGATCCGAACGATCGTCACGATCATTTTATGCGTTCTTACCAACGCCTACGTTTTGTTCTATTTGATGAGGGGAATCAAACAGGAACGTGGAATGCGTTAA